The Daucus carota subsp. sativus chromosome 7, DH1 v3.0, whole genome shotgun sequence genome window below encodes:
- the LOC108196892 gene encoding uncharacterized protein LOC108196892 → MESKKKVTGGSSSSSFVDLFGPKDSSMHSSSSTGLFSSVFGPSSTGIGKDFSRSGFSRTPRNQNSERASEYGSAKYDTQENHTTPKGCGKSGGIHSKDRSTNYDNETVQPCYFTSSIYYGGQEVYSTNIQSKNTYNAFKKEEGDDDSNGNNMNSASRGNWWQGSLYY, encoded by the exons ATGGAGTCCAAAAAGAAAGTAACAGGtggttcatcttcttcttcatttgtagatcTTTTTGGTCCAAAGGACTCTTCGATGCATTCCTCCTCTTCCACTGGACTCTTCAGCTCTGTTTTTGGGCCATCTTCCACG GGGATAGGAAAGGACTTTTCACGCTCAGGATTCTCGAGAACGCCCAGAAACCAGAATTCTGAACGTGCAAGTGAATATGGCAGTGCAAAGTATGATACCCAAG AAAATCATACAACTCCAAAAGGCTGTGGTAAAAGTGGAGGCATACACAGCAAGGACAGGAGCACCAATTATGACAATGAAACAGTACAGCCTTGTTATTTCACCTCATCAATCTACTATGGCGGACAAGAagtttattctacaaatatccAGTCGAAAAATACTTATAATGCT TTCAAGAAAGAGGAAGGTGATGATGATTCTAACGGAAATAATATGAACAGTGCTTCACGAGGAAACTGGTGGCAGG GATCCTTGTATTACTAG
- the LOC108196891 gene encoding uncharacterized protein LOC108196891, with product MEHPNPTRFGTSIHITALDGITNVNSLFTLAVFIGLTWNPSDPNNSLISDPKCFPGPDIAENLIAFHVYSFSSFLFSSLIALGLKQVIRIARNSGDPHWHLFTFDMCRVNKSVLRVGYLVSAVGSLCGCGFLMMALVNVAQIKLGTLSCGSGDTYSAVVPLLILVPCALVIYASFVLYAFTQ from the coding sequence ATGGAGCATCCCAACCCGACCCGATTCGGAACCAGCATCCACATAACCGCACTCGACGGCATCACCAACGTCAACTCCCTCTTCACTTTAGCAGTCTTCATCGGCCTCACCTGGAACCCATCTGACCCGAACAACAGCCTCATATCCGACCCGAAATGCTTCCCCGGACCCGATATCGCCGAGAATCTCATCGCCTTCCACGTCTACTCCTTCAGCTCGTTTCTCTTCTCAAGCCTCATTGCATTGGGTCTCAAGCAAGTGATTCGGATCGCGAGAAACTCGGGTGACCCGCACTGGCATTTGTTCACGTTTGATATGTGTCGGGTTAACAAGAGTGTGCTTCGGGTCGGGTATTTGGTTTCGGCTGTCGGGTCGCTCTGCGGGTGTGGGTTTTTGATGATGGCACTTGTGAATGTGGCTCAGATCAAGTTGGGCACTTTGAGTTGTGGGAGTGGAGATACTTATAGTGCTGTTGTGCCTCTGTTGATTTTGGTTCCTTGTGCTCTTGTTATTTATGCttcttttgttttgtatgcTTTTACTCAGTGA
- the LOC108194176 gene encoding rop guanine nucleotide exchange factor 5: protein MTTPSRRSSSASNSGETKANERSLAALLGGWPNHKAQLPEECSVDTETNVQGSNLKSQNATSKLSDMEKMKERFAKLMLGEDMSGSGKGVCTALALSNDITNLSATIFGQLWRLEPLSSKQKSMWRREMECLLCVCNHIVEFVPSWQRLPDESEVEVMTRRPRADLYMDLPALRKLDNMILEILDGFSSTEFWYIEPGNIAYNDDLSASFRKTMQRQEAKWWLPVPRVPSGGLLEETRKQLSHIRDCANQILKAAIAINNMALAEMEIPESYLESLPKNARTCLGDFIYRYITSEHFSLDCLLDCLDLSTEHSSLEMANRIEASIYVWRRNPHYGSPLNTLNQSPAKSSWEMVRDLIIDEDKTDLFAERAESVLRTLKQQFPCLSLTTLDTSKIQCNKDIGKSILESYSRVLENLAYNIVARVDDLLYVDDLTRQCDKLSSVSKVSVISRKRVTVHYPLSASGTPYKSACATPKFSPAQIVNSPAKAEKSPLGDGNNSSRISHRGFGVRKVLSNYLGCDADVNSCVSDHQGSYSVGRKSVEVLASSKQKENSEP, encoded by the exons ATGACTACACCTTCAAGGCgatcaagctcagcaagtaattcAGGCGAGACTAAAGCTAATGAACGTTCCTTGGCAGCATTACTAGGTGGTTGGCCTAATCACAAGGCTCAACTGCCAGAAGAATGTTCGGTTGATACCGAAACCAATGTGCAGGGTAGCAATTTGAAGTCACAGAATGCGACTTCCAAACTTTCTg ACATGGAGAAAATGAAAGAAAGATTTGCAAAACTGATGCTTGGTGAAGACATGTCTGGAAGTGGTAAAGGGGTTTGCACAGCTTTGGCTCTTTCAAATGACATCACTAATCTCTCTG CTACAATTTTCGGGCAACTGTGGAGATTGGAACCGTTGTCTTCCAAGCAGAAATCAATGTGGAGAAGAGAGATGGAGTGTCTCCTTTGTGTCTGCAATCACATTGTTGAATTTGTACCGTCGTGGCAGAGATTACCAGATGAAAGTGAAGTTGAG GTAATGACTCGTAGACCACGGGCAGATCTTTATATGGACCTCCCAGCACTTCGTAAGCTCGACAACATGATCCTT GAAATCTTAGACGGGTTCAGTAGCACAGAGTTCTGGTACATTGAACCAGGGAACATAGCCTATAATGATGATTTGTCAGCCTCCTTTCGCAAAACTATGCAGCGCCAAGAGGCAAAATGGTGGCTTCCTGTGCCTCGTGTACCCTCAGGGGGCCTCCTGGAAGAGACAAGGAAGCAATTGAGCCATATACGTGATTGTGCAAACCAGATACTGAAAGCTGCCATAGCTATCAATAACATGGCCTTGGCTGAGATGGAAATTCCAGAATCATACTTGGAAAGTCTTCCAAAG AATGCACGAACTTGTCTAGGAGATTTCATCTACCGTTATATCACTTCAGAACACTTCTCTTTGGATTGCTTGCTAGATTGCCTTGATTTGTCTACTGAACATTCCTCCTTAGAGATGGCTAATCGCATTGAGGCATCAATTTATGTATGGCGCAGAAATCCCCATTATGGTAGCCCCTTAAATACTTTAAACCAGTCTCCAGCAAAATCATCTTGGGAGATGGTTAGAGATTTGATAATTGACGAAGATAAGACAGATTTGTTTGCTGAAAGGGCAGAAAGCGTTCTGCGAACCTTAAAACAACAGTTTCCCTGTCTTAGCCTTACTACACTTGACACCAGCAAGATACAATGCAATAAG GACATTGGAAAATCCATACTGGAGAGCTACTCTAGAGTCCTGGAGAATTTGGCATACAATATTGTTGCACGCGTTGATGACTTGTTATACGTAGATGACTTGACTAGGCAATGTGATAAGCTCTCTTCAGTTTCTAAAGTAAGTGTGATAAGTCGCAAAAGGGTCACAGTCCATTATCCGCTGTCGGCCTCAGGCACTCCTTACAAGTCCGCTTGTGCAACACCAAAATTTTCACCAGCACAGATTGTAAATAGTCCTGCTAAGGCTGAAAAAAGTCCACTTGGTGATGGAAACAACAGCAGCAGGATCAGTCATCGCGGCTTTGGGGTGAGAAAAGTGTTGTCTAATTATCTGGGCTGCGATGCGGATGTTAATAGCTGTGTCAGTGATCATCAAGGTTCATATTCTGTTGGTAGAAAAAGTGTGGAGGTGCTAGCATCAAGTAAACAGAAGGAAAATTCAGAGCCCTGA